Proteins from one Acidiphilium multivorum AIU301 genomic window:
- the purC gene encoding phosphoribosylaminoimidazolesuccinocarboxamide synthase has translation MARRRQLYEGKAKILFEGPEPGTLVQYFKDDATAFNAQKKGVITGKGVLNNRISEFLMQRLGEIGIPTHFVRRLNMREQLVREVEIIPIEVVIRNVAAGSMSTRLGIPEGTRLPRSIIEYYYKNDALNDPMVSEDHITAFGWASTQDMDDIVHLSLRINDFLTGLFLGVGIVLVDFKIEFGRLWENDDMRIVLADEISPDNCRLWDAKTNEKMDKDRFRRDLGRVEEAYQEVAKRLGILPEAGTRDMKGPETMQ, from the coding sequence ATGGCGCGTCGCCGGCAACTTTATGAAGGCAAGGCAAAAATCCTGTTCGAAGGGCCGGAACCCGGCACCCTCGTGCAGTATTTCAAGGACGACGCCACCGCGTTCAACGCCCAGAAGAAGGGCGTGATCACGGGGAAGGGCGTGTTGAACAACCGCATCAGCGAGTTCCTGATGCAGCGCCTCGGCGAAATCGGCATCCCGACCCATTTCGTCCGCCGCCTCAACATGCGCGAACAACTCGTGCGCGAGGTCGAGATCATTCCGATCGAGGTCGTCATTCGCAACGTTGCCGCGGGCAGCATGAGCACGCGCCTCGGCATCCCTGAGGGCACGCGGCTCCCCCGATCGATCATCGAATATTATTACAAGAACGACGCCCTCAACGATCCGATGGTGTCCGAGGACCACATCACCGCGTTCGGCTGGGCCAGCACCCAGGATATGGATGACATTGTCCATCTGAGCCTGCGCATCAACGACTTTCTCACTGGCCTGTTCCTCGGCGTCGGCATCGTCCTGGTGGACTTCAAGATCGAGTTCGGCCGGCTGTGGGAGAACGACGATATGCGCATCGTCCTCGCCGACGAAATCAGCCCGGACAATTGCCGTCTCTGGGATGCCAAGACCAACGAGAAGATGGACAAGGACCGCTTCCGCCGCGATCTCGGCCGGGTTGAGGAAGCATATCAGGAAGTCGCCAAGCGTCTCGGAATCCTGCCCGAGGCCGGGACACGCGATATGAAGGGCCCGGAGACGATGCAATGA
- a CDS encoding AtpZ/AtpI family protein gives MGDEPAQGPDDRSDFDQRLAAARSRAGLDKPAGKSAEQDKGPNPFSVATRLGAEMVASLVVAVAIGYGLDRLFHSAPWFMIGFVPIGAAAGLRNVFRAMGPGDKD, from the coding sequence ATGGGTGACGAACCGGCTCAGGGGCCAGATGATCGGAGCGATTTCGATCAGCGCCTTGCCGCTGCGCGCAGCCGCGCCGGGCTCGACAAGCCCGCCGGAAAGAGCGCGGAGCAGGACAAGGGGCCCAATCCGTTCAGCGTCGCAACGCGGCTGGGCGCCGAAATGGTGGCGTCTCTGGTCGTGGCTGTCGCGATCGGCTATGGACTGGATCGTCTTTTTCATTCAGCACCCTGGTTCATGATCGGCTTCGTGCCCATCGGCGCGGCTGCGGGGCTTCGAAACGTGTTCCGGGCCATGGGACCGGGCGACAAGGACTGA
- the purS gene encoding phosphoribosylformylglycinamidine synthase subunit PurS: MKVLVAVKLKTGVLDPQGKAIGHALEGLGYNDVNDVRVGKLIELDLAETDREKARDAADSMARRLLANTVIESFEITIP; this comes from the coding sequence ATGAAGGTTCTGGTCGCCGTGAAGCTGAAGACCGGCGTGCTCGATCCGCAGGGCAAGGCCATCGGCCACGCGCTCGAAGGGCTTGGATACAATGACGTGAACGACGTAAGGGTCGGCAAGCTGATCGAACTCGATCTCGCCGAGACCGACCGTGAAAAGGCCCGCGACGCAGCCGACTCCATGGCTCGCCGCCTGCTTGCCAATACCGTGATCGAGAGTTTCGAAATCACCATTCCCTGA
- the kch gene encoding voltage-gated potassium channel protein, translating into MLSNRWYRRLRMDLWFPHVPLALAVGVAGALAILPTIQKFAAQYLHLDLANLVSAIHPISGNIPGLILNGVPNVVVGALQILIALGLLGRSRIAWLSAIGIALAQLLLTVHLGAATRLDGETIYILVLLASLLLARNHFSRSSLAAGTLFAVASVLVLMVYGVLGSLLLGAGFSPPITNLPAAVYFVIVTMSTVGYGDILPKSEDARLFVVSLIVLGLTVFATALTAVIGPVLQNRINRTIGPRRQKMKRVNHFIISGHGVLARNTARELHHRGEAVVFITETEDAGFSDAETVIGDPTDLDTLRKAGGEHARAILALSDDDSENAFVILAVRELGTDAKKVAAVSTRKNLERVRRVHPDMILAAPVFGGEVLAMALTEQKIDGDWLLSRFLDVRPHDADGTS; encoded by the coding sequence TTGCTCAGCAACCGCTGGTACCGCCGTTTGCGGATGGACCTCTGGTTCCCTCACGTGCCTCTGGCGCTCGCCGTCGGTGTCGCCGGGGCCCTCGCGATTTTGCCCACGATCCAGAAGTTCGCGGCACAATATCTCCACCTCGATCTGGCGAACCTGGTCAGTGCCATCCACCCGATTTCGGGAAACATTCCCGGCCTGATTCTCAACGGTGTGCCGAACGTGGTCGTCGGCGCCCTACAGATCTTGATCGCCTTGGGATTGCTCGGGCGGTCGAGAATCGCCTGGCTATCGGCTATCGGCATCGCGCTGGCCCAACTTCTGCTGACCGTGCATCTGGGAGCTGCAACGCGGCTCGATGGCGAGACGATCTATATCCTCGTCCTCCTGGCGTCGCTCCTGCTGGCGCGTAATCACTTTTCGCGCTCGTCACTCGCCGCCGGAACGCTATTCGCCGTGGCGTCCGTGCTCGTGCTGATGGTCTATGGCGTATTGGGCTCCTTGCTTCTTGGAGCGGGATTCAGCCCGCCGATCACGAATCTGCCCGCGGCAGTTTATTTCGTTATCGTTACAATGTCGACGGTCGGCTACGGCGATATTCTGCCCAAAAGCGAGGATGCAAGGCTCTTCGTCGTCTCGCTGATCGTCCTTGGGCTGACGGTATTTGCGACGGCGCTCACTGCGGTGATCGGCCCGGTCCTCCAGAATCGCATCAACCGGACGATCGGTCCACGGAGACAGAAGATGAAACGCGTGAACCACTTCATCATTTCGGGGCATGGCGTCCTTGCCAGGAACACGGCGCGCGAACTCCACCATCGCGGCGAGGCGGTGGTCTTCATCACCGAAACCGAGGATGCTGGCTTCAGCGATGCCGAGACCGTCATCGGCGACCCGACGGATCTCGATACGCTGCGCAAGGCCGGAGGCGAGCATGCGCGGGCGATTCTCGCTCTTTCGGATGATGACTCTGAAAACGCATTCGTGATTCTCGCTGTCCGCGAACTGGGCACCGATGCCAAAAAGGTTGCTGCGGTCAGCACGCGCAAGAACCTGGAACGGGTGCGTCGGGTTCATCCCGACATGATCCTCGCCGCCCCGGTCTTTGGCGGCGAGGTTCTGGCCATGGCTCTCACCGAACAGAAGATCGACGGGGACTGGCTGCTGAGCCGGTTCCTCGACGTCCGCCCTCACGACGCGGACGGCACCTCCTAA
- a CDS encoding IS256 family transposase has protein sequence MARRRAPAIPDDLLDQLLAGGDAAAALNSGDLVNALKKALAERALSAEMDYHLSDEAEAENSRNGYGRKSVSTGTGKIEIAIPRDRAGSFDPQLIAKYQRRFPGFDDKIISMYARGMSTREIAEHLREIYGMDASAELISTITDAVLDEVTSWQQRPLDPVYPLVFFDAIRVKIRDEGVVRNKAIHIALGVMADGTKVVLGMWIEQNEGAKFWLRVMNELKNRGVEDILLAVVDGLKGFPEAITAVFPETIVQTCIVHLLRNSMDFVSYKDRKAVATALKDIYRAVDARAAEAALADFEAGPWGQKYPAIGQSWRRVWQEVIPFFSFPGEVRRIIYTTNAIEALNSKLRRAIRARGHFPSDEAAAKLLYLIAYSDEAGHAFRFHSGHPFRNEAGHRSDLKPATCASFG, from the coding sequence ATGGCACGACGGAGAGCGCCGGCGATCCCGGACGATTTGCTGGACCAGCTGCTGGCTGGGGGTGACGCGGCGGCAGCGCTGAATTCCGGGGATCTGGTGAACGCGCTGAAGAAGGCCCTGGCGGAGCGGGCCCTGAGCGCGGAGATGGATTACCATCTGAGTGACGAAGCGGAGGCGGAGAACAGCCGCAACGGCTATGGCCGCAAGTCGGTGTCGACCGGCACGGGGAAGATCGAGATTGCGATCCCGCGAGACCGTGCGGGTAGCTTTGATCCGCAGCTGATCGCCAAATACCAGCGCCGGTTTCCAGGCTTCGATGACAAGATCATCTCGATGTATGCGCGGGGGATGAGCACCCGGGAGATCGCGGAACATCTGCGCGAGATCTACGGCATGGATGCCTCGGCGGAGCTGATCAGCACGATCACCGATGCGGTGCTGGACGAGGTGACATCCTGGCAGCAGCGTCCGCTGGACCCGGTCTATCCGCTGGTATTCTTCGATGCCATCCGGGTGAAGATCCGCGACGAGGGCGTGGTCCGCAACAAGGCGATCCATATCGCGCTGGGGGTTATGGCCGACGGGACGAAGGTCGTACTCGGGATGTGGATCGAGCAGAACGAAGGCGCCAAATTCTGGCTGCGGGTGATGAACGAGCTGAAGAACCGCGGCGTCGAGGACATCCTGCTGGCGGTGGTCGATGGCCTCAAGGGGTTCCCGGAGGCGATCACGGCCGTCTTTCCCGAGACGATCGTGCAGACCTGCATCGTCCATCTGCTCCGGAATTCGATGGATTTCGTGTCCTACAAGGACCGCAAGGCGGTCGCCACCGCCCTCAAGGACATCTACCGGGCCGTTGATGCCAGGGCCGCCGAGGCCGCTCTCGCCGATTTCGAGGCCGGTCCATGGGGCCAGAAATACCCTGCCATCGGCCAGAGCTGGCGCCGGGTGTGGCAGGAAGTCATCCCGTTCTTTTCCTTCCCCGGCGAGGTCCGTCGGATCATTTATACAACGAACGCCATAGAGGCTTTGAATTCCAAGCTGCGCCGGGCCATCCGCGCGCGCGGCCATTTCCCCAGCGATGAGGCCGCAGCCAAGCTGCTCTATCTGATTGCGTATTCCGATGAAGCCGGCCATGCATTCCGATTTCATTCCGGCCACCCATTCCGAAACGAAGCCGGCCACCGTTCCGATTTGAAGCCGGCCACCTGCGCGTCGTTCGGTTAG
- a CDS encoding ATP synthase subunit C, translated as MAIDTLLLARDVGAGLATIGVAGAGVGIGNLFGAFVGAVGRNPAARDKMFRDVLLGFALTEAVALYALVIALIILFA; from the coding sequence ATGGCCATTGACACCCTCCTCCTCGCTCGCGACGTCGGTGCGGGTCTTGCGACCATCGGCGTTGCCGGCGCGGGCGTCGGTATCGGCAACCTGTTCGGCGCCTTCGTCGGTGCGGTCGGCCGTAACCCGGCGGCGCGCGACAAGATGTTCCGCGACGTTCTGCTCGGCTTCGCGCTGACCGAGGCGGTTGCGCTCTACGCGCTGGTCATCGCGCTCATCATCCTGTTCGCCTGA
- a CDS encoding F0F1 ATP synthase subunit A has product MAQESGINALGQFQLTTGFGAFGKAIEFTNSNEMMLLAAVIVTSLFVVALRQRALVPGRMQGLAEISYEFVHNMVLDTIGEEGKRFFPFVFTLFAFILIGNILGLFPYFFAFTSHIAITGALALFVFALSTLVGFWYHGIGFLKFFSPPGVPGWLLPLLIPIEIVSFLSRPISLSVRLFANITAGHVMWEVFAGFMLMLVSGLGAVGVVAAIIPLGLNIALTALEFLVAFLQAYVFAILTCLYLHDAIHMH; this is encoded by the coding sequence ATGGCGCAAGAATCGGGGATCAACGCTCTCGGGCAGTTCCAGCTGACCACCGGATTCGGTGCGTTCGGCAAGGCGATCGAATTCACGAATTCGAACGAGATGATGCTGCTCGCCGCCGTGATCGTCACCTCGCTTTTCGTTGTCGCGCTGCGCCAGCGCGCTCTGGTTCCCGGCCGCATGCAGGGCCTCGCCGAGATCAGCTATGAATTCGTCCACAACATGGTGCTCGACACGATCGGCGAGGAAGGCAAGCGCTTCTTCCCCTTCGTCTTCACCCTGTTCGCCTTCATCCTGATCGGCAACATCCTTGGCCTTTTCCCGTATTTCTTCGCCTTCACCAGCCACATCGCGATCACCGGCGCCCTGGCGCTTTTCGTCTTCGCCCTCTCGACGCTGGTAGGTTTCTGGTATCACGGCATCGGCTTCCTGAAGTTCTTTTCCCCCCCGGGCGTGCCGGGCTGGCTGCTTCCGCTGCTGATTCCGATCGAGATCGTTTCCTTCCTCTCGCGCCCGATCTCGCTTTCGGTTCGACTGTTCGCGAACATCACGGCCGGCCATGTGATGTGGGAGGTGTTCGCGGGCTTCATGCTGATGCTGGTCTCCGGTCTCGGCGCAGTCGGCGTGGTGGCGGCGATCATACCGCTCGGCCTGAACATCGCGCTCACGGCGCTCGAATTCCTGGTCGCGTTCCTGCAGGCCTACGTGTTCGCGATCCTGACCTGCCTTTACCTGCACGATGCGATCCACATGCACTGA
- a CDS encoding F0F1 ATP synthase subunit B family protein — protein MRRTTILLAATALGLTPATAMAEGKMPQMDFSNPLTGAQVVWMAVIMVVLYFVLARWALPRIGGVIENRHNRIATDLETARRAKAEAEHAVRELNLAIQNARESSQGAIAEAVNAAKERARAQTAALNDRLSAQIASAEAEIDSARRTAVGALAPIARDVASSLLHRLIGEAVEPGRIEQAVSALSTQG, from the coding sequence ATGCGTCGAACCACCATACTGCTCGCCGCAACCGCCCTGGGCCTGACGCCGGCAACCGCCATGGCCGAAGGCAAGATGCCGCAGATGGATTTCTCCAATCCGCTGACCGGTGCGCAGGTCGTGTGGATGGCGGTCATCATGGTCGTGCTCTATTTCGTGCTGGCGCGATGGGCCCTGCCCCGCATCGGCGGCGTGATCGAGAACCGCCACAACCGCATCGCCACCGACCTCGAAACCGCACGCCGCGCAAAGGCGGAAGCCGAACACGCGGTCCGGGAACTCAATCTTGCCATCCAGAACGCGCGGGAGTCGAGCCAGGGCGCAATTGCCGAAGCGGTCAACGCCGCCAAGGAACGTGCCCGCGCGCAAACGGCAGCGCTCAACGACCGTCTCAGCGCTCAGATCGCTTCTGCCGAGGCCGAGATCGACTCCGCGCGCCGGACAGCCGTGGGCGCGCTGGCTCCGATCGCCCGCGATGTGGCGTCGAGCTTGTTGCACCGCCTGATCGGCGAGGCCGTCGAGCCGGGCCGCATCGAGCAGGCGGTATCGGCACTTTCAACCCAAGGGTGA
- a CDS encoding F0F1 ATP synthase subunit B family protein encodes MEYEALTGTLWDKGTFWVTVAVLIFLAFFGRKIVGAITTMLDQRSAAIQHELDEASRLRAEAEAMLKDAESRREAALAQAKDMLAMAGREAERLAADLLAEAEASARRREQMARERISAAEAAAIAEVRDAAAALAARAAEQILKETIDEAHDRGLIDQAIGGLPAALRQKAA; translated from the coding sequence ATGGAATACGAAGCCCTCACCGGTACGCTTTGGGACAAGGGGACTTTCTGGGTCACCGTCGCGGTCCTGATCTTTCTGGCCTTCTTTGGAAGAAAGATCGTCGGCGCCATCACCACCATGCTCGACCAGCGCAGCGCCGCCATCCAGCACGAACTTGACGAGGCGTCGCGCTTGCGCGCCGAGGCTGAGGCCATGCTCAAGGATGCCGAATCCCGGCGCGAGGCCGCGCTGGCACAGGCCAAGGACATGCTGGCCATGGCTGGCCGTGAGGCCGAACGGCTTGCCGCCGACCTGCTCGCCGAAGCCGAGGCATCCGCCCGCCGGCGCGAGCAGATGGCCCGTGAGCGCATTTCGGCGGCCGAGGCCGCTGCGATCGCCGAAGTGCGGGATGCCGCGGCCGCGCTGGCCGCACGCGCCGCCGAGCAGATCCTGAAAGAGACAATCGACGAGGCCCATGATCGGGGCCTGATTGATCAGGCCATCGGCGGATTGCCCGCTGCGCTCAGACAGAAGGCTGCCTGA
- the istA gene encoding IS21 family transposase yields the protein MPARRELTMRQIRQMLRLAGDGISAREIGRMLGVARSTIQDNLKRAQEAGLAWPVPAELTDAAIEERLFARSGYKQGVRRRAEPAWDELVCELKRPGVNLQVLWEEYRDQHPDGYGYSRFCELFREFEARLSPVMRQDHRAGDKVFVDYSGKRIGIVDRASGEVRQAEIFVGVLGASSFTYAEASWTQTLPDWIGAHVRMFRAFGGVPRLIVPDNLKSGVNKPSFYDPEINLSYGRMASHYGVGVLPARPFRPRDKAKVESGVRFAQTYILGRLRRQTFFSLAEANQAIAGMVDRINDYVMRRIGVSRRHLFETIERPALAALPASDYEFAEWGLARVALDYHVEVCGFFYSVPHELIRQQVDTRATERGIEIFHHGKRIAVHQRRYGGRKHGTDIEHMPSAHRRYAEWTPERFRRWGASIGPHTEGLITAILASRPHPEQGFRTCLGILRLFKDLEPARAEAVADRAVAIGAFTYKSLASIVANKLDRSTAAAGEPQAVITHGNLRGSGYFH from the coding sequence ATGCCGGCCAGGAGAGAGCTGACGATGCGGCAGATACGACAGATGTTGCGGCTTGCCGGGGACGGCATCAGCGCGCGGGAGATCGGGCGGATGCTCGGTGTGGCGCGCAGTACGATCCAGGATAACCTGAAGCGGGCACAGGAGGCGGGGTTGGCGTGGCCGGTGCCGGCCGAGCTGACCGATGCGGCGATCGAAGAGCGGCTGTTTGCCCGCAGTGGCTACAAGCAGGGGGTTCGGCGCCGTGCCGAGCCGGCCTGGGACGAACTGGTCTGCGAACTGAAGCGGCCTGGGGTGAATCTGCAGGTGCTTTGGGAGGAGTACCGTGACCAGCACCCGGACGGTTACGGATATTCGCGGTTCTGCGAACTGTTCAGGGAATTCGAGGCCCGCCTGTCACCGGTCATGCGCCAGGATCATCGTGCTGGCGACAAGGTCTTCGTCGATTATTCCGGCAAGCGGATTGGCATTGTCGATCGGGCGAGTGGCGAAGTTCGACAGGCGGAGATCTTCGTCGGCGTGCTCGGCGCATCGAGCTTCACCTATGCGGAGGCGAGTTGGACCCAGACGCTGCCGGACTGGATTGGCGCGCATGTCCGCATGTTCCGCGCATTTGGCGGTGTTCCGCGGCTGATAGTGCCGGATAATCTGAAGTCCGGCGTCAACAAGCCATCGTTCTACGATCCCGAGATCAACCTCAGCTACGGGCGCATGGCGTCACATTACGGGGTCGGTGTGCTCCCTGCGCGTCCGTTCCGGCCCCGCGATAAAGCGAAGGTGGAATCCGGGGTACGCTTTGCTCAAACCTATATCCTGGGGCGTCTGCGCCGGCAGACGTTCTTCTCGCTGGCCGAGGCCAACCAGGCGATCGCCGGCATGGTCGATCGGATCAACGACTATGTCATGCGCCGGATCGGCGTCAGCCGCCGGCATCTCTTCGAGACGATCGAGCGGCCCGCGCTCGCGGCGTTGCCGGCATCCGACTATGAATTCGCCGAATGGGGTCTGGCACGGGTCGCGCTGGATTATCACGTCGAGGTCTGCGGGTTTTTCTACTCGGTGCCGCATGAACTGATCCGCCAGCAGGTCGATACCCGCGCGACCGAACGCGGCATTGAGATATTCCACCACGGCAAGCGCATTGCGGTTCACCAGCGTCGCTACGGCGGCCGCAAGCATGGCACCGATATCGAGCACATGCCGAGTGCCCACCGGCGCTACGCCGAATGGACGCCGGAGCGGTTCCGCCGCTGGGGCGCCTCCATCGGCCCGCATACCGAAGGGCTGATCACCGCCATCCTCGCCAGCCGGCCGCATCCCGAGCAGGGGTTCCGGACCTGTCTCGGCATTCTCCGATTGTTCAAGGACCTCGAACCCGCCCGCGCTGAGGCCGTAGCCGACCGCGCCGTCGCGATCGGTGCGTTCACCTACAAAAGTCTCGCCTCGATCGTCGCCAACAAGCTCGATCGTTCAACCGCCGCGGCGGGCGAGCCCCAGGCGGTCATTACCCACGGCAATCTCCGTGGTTCCGGCTATTTTCATTGA
- the istB gene encoding IS21-like element helper ATPase IstB has product MLTHPTLDQLHDLGLHGMAKGFKDLGAHPETASLDHAAWLALLLDHETTLRRQKRFERLARVAKLRQAATVEDIDYRTARGLDRAMFLKLAGCDWIRAKHNLLITGPCGVGKSWIACALGQKACREDLSTAYHRVPRLFAALALARGDGRYAAMLRQIARVDLLILDDWGPETLNADQRRDLLEIVEDRHDRRSIIITSQVPVDRWYEIIGDPTIADAVLDRLVHNAYRIELTGESLRKKKNPATVTMQA; this is encoded by the coding sequence ATGCTGACCCATCCGACCCTCGATCAACTGCACGACCTTGGCCTGCATGGCATGGCCAAGGGATTCAAGGATCTTGGGGCGCATCCCGAGACCGCCAGCCTCGATCATGCCGCGTGGCTGGCGTTGCTGCTCGATCACGAGACAACGCTGCGGCGGCAGAAGCGTTTTGAGCGGCTGGCCCGCGTGGCCAAGCTGCGCCAGGCGGCCACCGTCGAAGATATCGATTATCGGACCGCACGTGGTCTGGATCGCGCGATGTTTCTCAAACTCGCCGGATGCGACTGGATCCGCGCCAAGCATAATCTGCTTATCACCGGTCCCTGCGGCGTCGGCAAAAGCTGGATCGCCTGCGCCCTCGGTCAGAAAGCATGCCGTGAGGATTTGTCCACCGCCTATCACCGTGTCCCGCGACTGTTCGCCGCATTGGCTCTGGCGCGCGGCGATGGCCGGTACGCCGCAATGCTCCGCCAGATCGCGCGGGTCGATCTGCTCATCCTCGACGATTGGGGACCGGAGACATTGAACGCAGATCAGCGCCGTGACCTGCTCGAAATCGTCGAGGACCGCCACGACCGCCGATCCATCATCATCACCAGCCAGGTGCCGGTCGATCGCTGGTACGAAATCATCGGCGATCCCACCATCGCCGACGCCGTTCTCGATCGACTGGTCCATAATGCCTACCGGATCGAACTGACAGGCGAGAGCCTCCGCAAAAAGAAAAACCCCGCTACCGTCACCATGCAAGCTTGA